From Balneola sp. MJW-20:
TAATTTAATCGTATGTACTGAAGGCCTGTTTTTTACCGTTCTTCCATCATAATTAAAACTCAGGCGTACCAGACTACTCAGCCTATAATTTGCATTCACAGACCAAAGCAGGTTCGTTCCCTCACCGGTTCCCTCTGTTAGTTCAAAAATTCCGAAGCTCGATGAATTACCATCTACGATCGTATTTCTTATCTCCACCCTGCTGTTCGTCTGTATTCTTTCCCACAGATAAGCCCGCTGACTTGTAGTCCATTTAAGGATCCTTGCTCTGACCTCTTCAGCCGGGAAACGATCTCTTTTATCGATATAGCTGAATCCCAGATCTGCCTGCCACGAACGGTTGATCACTGCACTTAGTCCCGGGCTAAGGTCCCAGGTCTCGATGTTAAAATTACGACTGCTCAGCCGGTCACTGATACTTCGGTTACGCCCATTTAACAGACTCAGAGAAAAATTAAACGTGCTGCCCGGCCTTAGTGACGCATTCAGGAAATAATTATCATTGTAGTTTCTTAGCGACTCACTGGACCTGCGGTTAAAAGAACGGTTCTGATTAAAACCAATTCTAAGATCCCCTTCATCAATACCTCCCAGGAGATCCAGCTCTTTTTCCCAGAACAATCTTCCCTGAAGAGTGGTGCTGTCTTCCCGAAATGTGTTTAACCTGAGGAAATACACATCCGCAAGATCATCTGTTCTGGAATTTTCCCTGATATCGACTCTGGATATAAGCTCCACTCCTTTGAGCAGATCGGATTCGCCCAAAAACAATAAAGGATGTATTCGATGAATGGTTCTTAAATTCAGGTCTACAACCGGGAGCAGATCATCTGAAGGCAGGAACTGCCTTACATAAAGGCCTTCGTTAGGACTCAGTTCAGGAAAAAATTCGTCGATCTGCTGAACACCGTCCTGATTAATGTCCCGCCAGACATATTGCCCCAGCTCAGGTCCAACCTCAATATAAGATTCCTGCAGGAGCGACTGACGCTGGGTATTCACCCGATAAGTCAGTTCACCGTCCAGCAGATCGGAGGCCGTCCTGTATTCGGTTTGTGACCGTAGAAATAACCCTTCCCTGTTCTGCTGACCCTGTAGTTCAAACGCTTCCGTAAAATCTTTTTCCCTTAGCTTGATCTCATTTCGGGTTCGAAAATAATCCGAACCTTCATAGGAAAAAGCGTATCGCTGTTCTATTGCTGATGACTGATCCCGGAAGGTGTTATCGATCACATCTTTTTCATTTCTACTGACAACCGATCCGTCGATCGTAAATCCTGCATAGCTGATATTAAGTCCCGGCCCAAGCTCATAAAACCGCTGAGATAATGAGGTGAGACTATCGGAAGCTATTGACCTTTGCCTGCGATCTTCCTGCCAGAAGGATAGGTATGGCCGCATGATTAATTCTCCCGCATTAAATGCTTTCGAAACGGATCCAATCTGTCGGAACCAGTCAGATCGCTGCCCCAGCAACTTATCCTCACTGCGGATCCATTCCTGCAGATAATCAGTCTGTATAAAAGCTTTTTCTCCGGAGCGTATCGCAGCAGACTGCCTGCCTGCATCAAATCCATCACGATTTATTAATCCTCCTTCAAGCGAAATACTAGTGTGTTCCTGAGGATTCCAGTTTATCCTGGCGGTATTGATCTGTTCACGATTATTCTGAATAGAACTCAAGTTCCATCTTCTGCTGAATTCGATCTCCCGGGTTCTCTCAAAAAACTCAAAGTTTCGTCCGGAATATCTGCTATTAAGCTCGGCAGAGATCCTTCCTTTTCCGAGACTTAAATCCTTTAAACGGATCCCGGTATTATAAGCCAGGTCCGTATTATCTCCATTTCCGATGGTTGAAAAACGATTCCGGTCATAATCACTCAAAGCCCATTCTCCGTACCACTCAAATTTATCTCCGGGATTAAGCTTTGTATTCAGTGCTACCATCTGGTGATTCTCCGGGGCAGGAAGCTGTCGGAAGGGTTCATAGCTCCCGTTTCCGGGTCCCACCCACTCGTAAAGGATACCGTTTACCGTACCACCTACTCTCTGATAGGCCCCCTGACCATCTCCTACCTGACTGAAACGAACCCTATAGATATTGCCCGGAAAACCCGGTCGGTTTTCATAGATCTGATAGACCTGTCCGTTAAGTGTAGTATCCCTCAAAGTATAGATTACAAACTGATCCCGCTCCTCTTCTGTAGCAATGGTAGCACCGTCTACTATGGCATTATCCAGATCATCTCCCACTGTCTTAAGCAGATCTATATCATTTTCCGAGAGATTCTGCTGAGATAACAATTCATCTCCGTCTGTCTGACGAATAACCGAAGCTCCTAATGTGAATTTTCCATCCCAGAATGTATCCGAAGCTTCAGCAGCCATCAAAGTACGGTTGAAGTCCTGATCTATATATTCATACTCCACGAATATCCTGGTCTCATCTTTGATCAGGATATTTTCCGTAAAAAAGATCTCCCCCAGCCCATAATCTATGATGTAATCATTATCAGCACCCCGTTGCACCTGCTGACCATTGATATAAACTCTTTCCGTACCAGCCAGCACGATCACAAAAGGCTCATCATTTCTTCCGGTCAGCCGATAAGGTCCCTGCACTCCATCCGAGCCCTGAAAGTTGATCGTTTTAAATGTTCCCCTGACTACGGATAAGGCACCACTGTAGTTAGCAGCACCGGGGCGAAAACTTGCTGTTGCACCTTGCAGGCGGCGGTTATATTTCGAAAAAATATTCTGCTGCAGTGATACATCGATGTCACCCATACGGATATCCGCATTAGGGGCGGATAGTTCAATATAAACCTGATCGAATTCCCGGAGATTTTGTGTGGTACCATCCGGCTGTATGGGAATACTCTGATCAGTTAGAGAGGCATTGATGCTGATATCCTCAGTCAGCTGTCCGGTTAACTCAAAATTAAGCCCGCTTTCCAGACTAAAATCCTGATTACTACCGACAATGATGCCTCTGCTCAGGCTTCCCTGCTGCCTTAAGCGGGTACTTTCAAAGATCCCGGAGTTTCTGCCGGTTGAAAGGATCGTTTCCAGAGAATCACTATTCTCCAGGTCCGTTCTTCTCAGGACCGGGGGGGCCGGTTCACCATACACTCTTGATAAGCTGAGCGGGAGAATCTCGTAATTGATCGTCAGCGTGTTCAGGTTTCTGAACTGAGAAGGAATATTTTGTCTTAAAGACCATATACCGGTTGCCGGCACAAAGCTCCATAACCCCGGACTCAGCGTATCACTTCCGGCAGTTACTACAATGGATCCCGGGAGAGCCCATAAACTCAGAAAGTAGGTACTATCCGGCTGTGGTGAGCGGATCAGCTTTTGCTGACTTATAGTATTCTGGGCCTTCAATCCTGTGGTACATAAGAGCAAAAGGATGATCGATCCTGCTAAGTATACCGGGTATAGTATGGGTGACCTGAGCCTCAGATTATGTGATCTAATTAGAAGATGTTGTAGGCTACTGCTTTAGAAGCAAAGGTTCAATGCACAGATCAGCGTGCACTGTGTTCACTGATCCCTTTCTGAAGAAAAGCCAGAAACTCCTCTTCGCTGGAAGTCCAACCCTGGAACTGCTCCAGTAATTCACCAGACTCCGGATCGACGATCGCATAGGTAGGCAAGGCCACATTTCCGGTCAGATCAAACTGAAATCTCTGGTTTTCCTTAGCATTTGGACCGCCATCTGTATAAAGTTTTACCAGTTCCATTCTGGCAAATTCAGCCCGAATAGTTTCAAGCGGAAACATATTGGTTTCCATCTGACGACAATTAGTACAGGTATATCCTGTAAAATCTATAAAGAGCGGTTTGTTTGATGCGATAGCTGCCTCAAGGGATGCCTCATAATCTTTGGACCAGCCCTCATCAGCAGTATCTGAAGACGCACCTCCGACAGCTGCTATAGAGGAAACCAGACTGACATCCGTTGCCTGTTTTGGAGGGAGAAATGAGTCCCAGACTCCGAGGTTGGAGCCCAGTAGTCCCGGGATCAGATAAAAACTGAACAATAAAAACGGAATAGAAAATAATAATCGCCCGGTACTGATCTTCTCTGGTTTTGAGTCATGTCCTAAACCATAAGCTCCGATAAGGTAGAGGGTAGCCAGTATAAAAATTGCAATCCAGAAAGCGATGGCGAAAGGACGGGAGATCAAGCCCCAGTTCCAGACCAGGTCGACATTCGAAATAAATTTCACGGCAGCTGCCAGTTCAATAAAACCCAGCATCACTTTGACCACATTCATCCAGGAACCACTCTTGGGCAGTGATTCCAGCCATTGCGGGAACATAGCAAAGATCACAAAAGGAGTAGAGAATGCGGCGGAAAAACCAATCATCCCAACAATAGGATAGAACCACTCACCTCCTGTAGTAGCTGCAAATACCCCTCCGACAAAGGGAGCAGTACAGGAAAATGAAACAGCACTGATGGTCATTGCCATAAAGAGAATTCCTACAATACCTGAGCTCTCGTTACTCTTTCGGTTCAGCCAGTTTGTGAGCTGATGAGGTAACTGCAGTTCATACATTCCCAGCAGACTAAAAGCGAAACCAACCAGTACCAGTGCAATGAATAAATTAACGAAGGGATTTGAAGCAAAATTCTGGGCACCGGAAACTCCGAATATGGCAGCCAGCAAAACGCCTATGACCGTAAAGGTTACGATGATGCTAATGCCAAACAGCAATGCATTACCTACTCCTTTACCGGACTCTTCCTGCTTGGAAAAATACGATACCGTCAATGGGATCATCGGGAAAACACATGGAGTTAGCAGTGCTGCGAAGCCGGCCAAAATAGCGATCCAGATAAATGAAAGGATCCCTTCCTGCCCAATGGATGCGTTACTGGTATCATCTCTTATAGTAGTTGCGGTACTGACAGGGCCGGCACCTTCAAAGGCATCATCTGAAACTCCTTCTACAAATACCGCTGCAATGATAGACTTATTTTTTGGAGGGAGACATACACGGTCATCACAAACCTGATAATATACCTGTATATCGATATTCTGTCTTCCCTGCTGATCAGTTCTTATTGCAACCGGAACGGTAAAAGTAGCATTATTACTGTGCCAGCCCAGGTCTGTTTCAAAATTAGGATCGTACTCGATCTTAGCTTCAGACTCGGTTACTCCTCCGGCCAGAACAAAGTTATCTGAATTAGCAGAAAACTCAGTAGGGAACGGCCCGGCATCTTTTGCATTCAGAATAGAATACAGATGCCAGTTACTTTCTATTAAAGCACTGATCCCGATCTCAAAGATCTCTCCCGCCCGAACGGTATCCGGGATCTGATCCACATTGAATTTAACGGGATCAGGTATCTGTGCCTGTAATAAAAAAGGGGATAACATCAATACGATGATCCCCAAAAGCCATGATTTATAAGATCTCATGCTATTATGTAAGGAGTTAATCGATGCTTAGTCAGCTTTAACAACCCAGAATTTAACCTGAGGATTCAGGTCACCTACAAGATTTACTGTAGCTGTGTACTCACCCAGAGCTTTTACATCCTGATCAAGAGAGATATTACGTTTTTCAACGAGGATTTCTCTTTCCTCAAGAGCTTCAGCGATCTGAGCATTTGTAACGGTACCGTGGATCTTATCGTCTTCACCGGTGGTAACAGAGATCGTTAATGAAGTTGCTTCCAGAACTTTTGCGAGTTCTTTAGCTTCTTTTACTGTCAGTTCTGCTTTCAGAGCAGCCTGTCGCTTCATTCTTTCAAGCTCTTCAATTGCACCTTTGGTTGCAAGAACGGCTTTCGCCTGAGGGATAAGGTAGTTACGTCCGTATCCGTCTTTCACATCAACCAGTTCACCGGCTTGTCCTAATTTTTCGACGTCTTCTTTGAGAATTAATTTCATGATAAATAGATATGGATTATCGCATATTTTCGGCTACGTACGGCATAAGACCGAGAAAACGAGCTCTTTTAATTGCCGCCGTTAACATTCTTTGATGTCTGGCGCTGGTGCCTGTCACACGACGAGGCAGGATCTTACCCTGATCGTTTGTGAATTTTACAAGAGTCTCGGTGTCTTTATAGTCGATGTACTCAAGACCTGCACGTGTGAACTTACACTGCTTAACTTTTCTTTGATTCTTCTTCGGGTGTGATGGATTCTTAATCATAATCTTATTCCTGGTCTGTAATTTCTTTAATCTTCGTCTTCTTCCTCTTCAACGGCAAAAATATCCGGAACTTCGTTCTTTCTCTGCAACTCACGATGACGCAGCATCTTGGCATCATATTTCAGTGTGAGGTATCTGAGGATATCATCATCGATACGAAGTGTTCTTTCAATAGAAGCGATTGCTTCGGCAGGAGCTTCAAAGTACATATTCACGTAGTATCCGCTTCCTTTCTTATCCATGAGGTACTCAAACTTTCGGAGTCCCCATTCGTCTACTTCGTCGATTTCTCCGCCATTACTTTCGATGAGCTTGGTTACTTTCTCAACAGCGGCCTTGAACTGTTCTTCTTCCAGAACGGGATTTATGATATAGGTAAATTCGTAGTAATTCTTAGACATGTATTTCTATGTTTCTTTGGTTGTTTTCAAAATCGAAAACAGTCATTCTCGCACCTTGCGGAACAACAGAAGCGTTAAAGATACGCTTTTTTAAGGCTTAATTCCAACTCAGGGAATCAGGGAACTCATCGCAGTCTGGTAGTTACTGTAAGAGTCCAGAATATCCATCAGAGCATTGGTAGGTAACAAAGGCTCAATACCATAATAAAGGGTAAGAATAGCCAGGATCACCAGTGTACCTTTATACATAAGGGTAGGTGAGAAAAGCTCAACCGGTTTCGGTGCTTCACGGAAATACAAATAAACCATGATACGTAAGTAATAATAGACACTGGCAGCACTGGCCAGAACACCTATCACTGCCAGAACTATAAGATCAGACTGTATGGCAGCTGCGAAAACATAATACTTACCAACAAATCCTACCAGTGGTGGAATCCCTGCTAAAGAAAACAGGAAAATCGACATCACAACAGCCATGACCGGTTGCTTGTAGCCGAGGCCGGAAAGATTCTGAATCTCTGTAAAATCGAGGCCTTTATTTCTTTCGTAATAAGCGATCACACCGAATGCTCCAACATTCATAATGGTATATGCGAAGAGATAGTAAAGAACAGCATTGTATCCGACAGCCGTACCTGCTGCAAGTCCTACCAGCGCATAACCGGCATGAGCTATACTGGAGTAAGCCAGAATTCTCTTTACGTTATCCTGAACCATTGCAATAATATTACCAAAGATCATAGTAAGAATGGCTATGATCGTTATCACGTTCTGCCATTGAGTACCCTCTCCTTCCGGCAGTGCACGAGACAGTATCAGAACCAGCGCAATAAATGTGGCCGCCTTTGATGCGGTTGCCATATATGCAGTGAGAGTTGTGGGTGTTCCCTGATACACATCCGGTGTCCACATATGAAAAGGAACCGCTGATACTTTGAAAAAGAATCCTACCAGCAACAAGCCTACACCTGCCAGAAACAGCAGTTCCGTACTGGCTGCAGCTCCGATACCAGGAATACTCGTAGTTCCGGTAGCACCGTACAGCAATGCGGTACCATACAGCAGAAATCCGGTTGAAAAAGCACCTAACAGGAAATACTTGAGAGCAGATTCAGCCCCGGTCTTTTGATCTTTTATAAGACCTGCCATCACATACAAGCAAATAGACATGGTCTCAAGGCCAATAAATACTGTAATGAGATCATTGGCGCCTGCCAGGGTCAGCATCCCGGCGGTTGCAAAAAGCAATAAAGCATAGATCTCACCATAATAATGATCGATACCTCTCAGGTAATCATCAGAAATAAATACACAAAATAGTGCCCCTACAAGGATTACCATTGAACCGAAAGCAGCTGCCCCTCCGTGTACCAGCATTCCTGAAAATGCAGTATCCAGATCCGTTCCCAGAGCCTGAAAGCTGAATATCAAAGCAGCGAATAGAGAAAGCGCGGTAATCCAGAATGTCAGTTGGCTTTCCTTTTTTAGAGACTCAACCACGATGACAACCATACCTGCAACAGCAGTGATCACACCAGGTAAAAATGCTTGTATATCTCCTAAATAATCCATTATCAATATCAGTTATTAAATGCGTTCAATTGCTTTGGCCAGATCAATATCCTTCTGGGTAACCTTATCTCCCGCATCATGTGTCTGCAAAGAGATCTTTACATTATTGTATACATTGAAGATCTCAGGATGATGTCCCTGATCTTCAGCTTCAAATCCAACCCTAACCAGAAAAGAAAGTGCTTCTTTAAAATCAGACAGCTTAAACGATTTACTGATCTTGTCATTCCCGAAAGACCATCCGTCCAGATCTTCAAGCAGCTCTTCGATCTCAGTATCTTTTAGCGGATTCGCCATTATTTTTTTTCTGCTATTGGTGAAATTTCCTGCTCTACTCCGTACAACTTAGCTGTCCACTCCGGTAAATTTTCACCCTTAGCATCTTCCATAACAGCCATACTCTTTTCTTTGCTGCTGATGATCAGTTCTGTAACCTGATTCTCAGAATACTTTGTGAAGTCAACCGGATGAATGCCGATCCAGAACATGAATAACATCAGCGGGAGCAATAATCCTATCTCCCTAGCATTAAGGTCGGTCAGGTTTTCATTCTCTTTGTTAGTAAGGGGTCCGAACATTACACGCTGGAACATCCAGAGCATATAGACTGCAGCCAGAATCACACCGGTAGCTGCCAGTATCGCATAGATCTTATTGGCATATAATTCGGAGAAAAAGGATCCGTTCAGGATCAGAAATTCACCAATAAACCCGTTCAGTCCGGGCAGTCCTATGGAAGCAAAAGTTGCGATCATGAACATTACCGTAAATACTGGAACTTTCTTGGCAATACCGCCAAAGTCTTTGATCATCCGGGTATGGCGCCGGTCGTAGATCATTCCAACGATAAGGAATAATGCGCCGGTTGAAAGTCCATGGTTAACCATCTGGATGAGTGCTCCCTGTACCGCAACCGTGTTTAGTGCAAAGATACCTAATACTACAAATCCGAGGTGGGACACGGATGAATAAGCAACCAGTTTTTTCACATCTTTTTGAACCATCGCTACCAGCGCACCGTAGATAATTCCGATCACAGCCAATGTTGCCATCCAGGGAGCAAATTCCATGAAGGCATTCGGAAAGATCGGGAGACAAACCCTTACCAGGCCATAGGTCCCCATTTTCAGCATGATCGCAGCCAGGACCACAGATCCGGCCGTAGGCGCTTCCGTGTGTGCATATGGCAACCAGGTGTGGAATGGGAAAAGGGGCACTTTAATACAGAAAGCAAGTGCAAATGCCAGGAATAAATAGGTTTGTTGTACAAGACCGATCTGATACGTTTCACCGGAAAGGAATCTCCAGTCTGAAGTAAAGGATACATCACCCATTACAGATCCGGCATCGTAACCCAGGTAGATCAGTCCAACAAGCATGATCAGTGAACCAACCAGCGTGTAGATAAAAAACTTCAGTGTAGCCTTGATACGGTCGGCACCACCCCAGATCCCGATAAGGAAATACATCGGAATGAGTGACAACTCAAAGAACACATAGAATACGATCAGATCCAGCGATGCAAATACTCCGAGTGAAGCAGTCTGCAGCAGCAAAAGCATGCTCAGGTAGCCTGTCAGATGCTTAGAAACTGAGGTCCATGAAGAAAGGATTACAATAGGCCCCATGAAAGTAGTAAGCATGAATAACAGCAAACTCAAGCCGTCCAAACCGATGAGGTACTTAATATCCAGTGAATTAGACAGTGATTCACCCACTGTCAGATATTGTGCGGTAGATGAAGCATCTACATTAAAATTCAGCATCAAAGGAATGGATGCAAAAAATGTCAGGGTGGTAGCCAGCAAAGCAACCCATTTCTTTGCTGATTCAGACTTCAGCATCAAAAGGAACGGGATTCCCAGAAGCGGTAAATAAATGGTGATATTTAAGAGAGTTTCCATCAAGAACTGCGGATAATTACATTACCATTAAATAGAGAATAAGGATCACACCGACTACGAAAGCCAGGGCATAATTAGATACTACACCGGTTTGAACATACCGGAATAAGCTACCAAATAATCTTACGGTTCCGGCAATGGTATTCACAATACCATCAACCACTTTCATATCGAAGACAGCCAGCACCTTGTCAGAAAAGCGAACCAGAGGATCACTGATCAGACCCTCGTATACTTCATCAAGGTTGTACTTGTCTTTCCAAACCTGATATAAGCCGCCAAAACGATTCGAAATAGCCGCATCAGATTCTAGCTGCTGATCATTATTGTACATTCTGAATGCCAGCCAGACACCACTAACAGCGATCAGGATTGAAACCCCCATAAGGGTCCATTCAATACCGTGAGAAAGAACCAGATCGTAGTCAGCCGTGATACTGTAAAGCCAGTCATGCAGCAAATTGATATGAGCTTCTTCGTGTGTAAAGGTCTCCACAATGAAGTTCGGAACTCCGAGGAATCCTCCAAATACCGCAAGTGTACCCAGTACCCAAAGTGGGATGGTCATAGTTGCAGGGCTTTCATGCAGGAATTTTTCTGCACCAACAGCCTCTTTGATCTTCTGCGGGAGTTTGAAACTACCGTGGAACGTAGTCAGGGTCAGACGGAACATATAAAAAGCGGTAAGGAAAGCGGTGATAATACCTACTCCCCATAAAGCGGTGTAAGCCCATCCGGCATATTCGCCCATTCCTGCGTTAAAGGCCATTGCCAGTACTTCATCCTTGGAAAAGAATCCGGCCAGCGGAGGGATACCTGCTATTGCGACCGTTGCGATCATAAAAGTCTTGTAAGTGGAAGGCATGTATTTCTTAAGCCCTCCCATAAAACGCATATCCTGTGGGTCGTAGTGAACATCTTTACCCTCATCATGAAGGCCATGCTCCACATGCTCCATTGCATGGATCACTGAACCGGACCCCAGGAAGAGACAAGCTTTAAAGAATGCATGGGTAACTACATGGAACATTGCCGCGGTGAATCCGCCTGCACCCAGTGCAAGGAACATATATCCGAGCTGGGAAACGGTGGAATAAGCAAGGACGCTTTTGATGTCATTTTGAGTGATCGCAATGGTTGCAGCGATAATAGCAGTCAGTGCACCGATCACAGCAACGATCAGCATCACTTCCGGAGTCATAACATACATCGGTGACATCCTGGAGATCAGATAGATTCCGGAGGTTACCATAGTAGCCGCGTGAATAAGAGCCGATACGGGGGTAGGCCCTGCCATCGCATCCGGTAACCATACAAATAATGGGATCTGAGCACTCTTACCAGTCGCTCCGACAAACATCAGTAAGCCGATGGCGAATGTGTACTCACTGGAAAAAGCATCCAGATTACCAAGTATCACATCAAAATTCAGACTACCAACGGTCTGAAAGATCATAAACATCGCGATCAGAAAGGCAAAATCACCAATTCTGTTGTAAATAAAAGCTTTTTTTGCGGCATCCGACTTTGCCATA
This genomic window contains:
- the rpsR gene encoding 30S ribosomal protein S18, translating into MIKNPSHPKKNQRKVKQCKFTRAGLEYIDYKDTETLVKFTNDQGKILPRRVTGTSARHQRMLTAAIKRARFLGLMPYVAENMR
- the rplI gene encoding 50S ribosomal protein L9; this encodes MKLILKEDVEKLGQAGELVDVKDGYGRNYLIPQAKAVLATKGAIEELERMKRQAALKAELTVKEAKELAKVLEATSLTISVTTGEDDKIHGTVTNAQIAEALEEREILVEKRNISLDQDVKALGEYTATVNLVGDLNPQVKFWVVKAD
- the rpsF gene encoding 30S ribosomal protein S6, encoding MSKNYYEFTYIINPVLEEEQFKAAVEKVTKLIESNGGEIDEVDEWGLRKFEYLMDKKGSGYYVNMYFEAPAEAIASIERTLRIDDDILRYLTLKYDAKMLRHRELQRKNEVPDIFAVEEEEDED
- a CDS encoding 4a-hydroxytetrahydrobiopterin dehydratase; protein product: MANPLKDTEIEELLEDLDGWSFGNDKISKSFKLSDFKEALSFLVRVGFEAEDQGHHPEIFNVYNNVKISLQTHDAGDKVTQKDIDLAKAIERI
- a CDS encoding cytochrome c biogenesis protein CcdA, yielding MRSYKSWLLGIIVLMLSPFLLQAQIPDPVKFNVDQIPDTVRAGEIFEIGISALIESNWHLYSILNAKDAGPFPTEFSANSDNFVLAGGVTESEAKIEYDPNFETDLGWHSNNATFTVPVAIRTDQQGRQNIDIQVYYQVCDDRVCLPPKNKSIIAAVFVEGVSDDAFEGAGPVSTATTIRDDTSNASIGQEGILSFIWIAILAGFAALLTPCVFPMIPLTVSYFSKQEESGKGVGNALLFGISIIVTFTVIGVLLAAIFGVSGAQNFASNPFVNLFIALVLVGFAFSLLGMYELQLPHQLTNWLNRKSNESSGIVGILFMAMTISAVSFSCTAPFVGGVFAATTGGEWFYPIVGMIGFSAAFSTPFVIFAMFPQWLESLPKSGSWMNVVKVMLGFIELAAAVKFISNVDLVWNWGLISRPFAIAFWIAIFILATLYLIGAYGLGHDSKPEKISTGRLLFSIPFLLFSFYLIPGLLGSNLGVWDSFLPPKQATDVSLVSSIAAVGGASSDTADEGWSKDYEASLEAAIASNKPLFIDFTGYTCTNCRQMETNMFPLETIRAEFARMELVKLYTDGGPNAKENQRFQFDLTGNVALPTYAIVDPESGELLEQFQGWTSSEEEFLAFLQKGISEHSAR
- a CDS encoding NADH-quinone oxidoreductase subunit N produces the protein MDYLGDIQAFLPGVITAVAGMVVIVVESLKKESQLTFWITALSLFAALIFSFQALGTDLDTAFSGMLVHGGAAAFGSMVILVGALFCVFISDDYLRGIDHYYGEIYALLLFATAGMLTLAGANDLITVFIGLETMSICLYVMAGLIKDQKTGAESALKYFLLGAFSTGFLLYGTALLYGATGTTSIPGIGAAASTELLFLAGVGLLLVGFFFKVSAVPFHMWTPDVYQGTPTTLTAYMATASKAATFIALVLILSRALPEGEGTQWQNVITIIAILTMIFGNIIAMVQDNVKRILAYSSIAHAGYALVGLAAGTAVGYNAVLYYLFAYTIMNVGAFGVIAYYERNKGLDFTEIQNLSGLGYKQPVMAVVMSIFLFSLAGIPPLVGFVGKYYVFAAAIQSDLIVLAVIGVLASAASVYYYLRIMVYLYFREAPKPVELFSPTLMYKGTLVILAILTLYYGIEPLLPTNALMDILDSYSNYQTAMSSLIP
- a CDS encoding NuoM family protein — its product is METLLNITIYLPLLGIPFLLMLKSESAKKWVALLATTLTFFASIPLMLNFNVDASSTAQYLTVGESLSNSLDIKYLIGLDGLSLLLFMLTTFMGPIVILSSWTSVSKHLTGYLSMLLLLQTASLGVFASLDLIVFYVFFELSLIPMYFLIGIWGGADRIKATLKFFIYTLVGSLIMLVGLIYLGYDAGSVMGDVSFTSDWRFLSGETYQIGLVQQTYLFLAFALAFCIKVPLFPFHTWLPYAHTEAPTAGSVVLAAIMLKMGTYGLVRVCLPIFPNAFMEFAPWMATLAVIGIIYGALVAMVQKDVKKLVAYSSVSHLGFVVLGIFALNTVAVQGALIQMVNHGLSTGALFLIVGMIYDRRHTRMIKDFGGIAKKVPVFTVMFMIATFASIGLPGLNGFIGEFLILNGSFFSELYANKIYAILAATGVILAAVYMLWMFQRVMFGPLTNKENENLTDLNAREIGLLLPLMLFMFWIGIHPVDFTKYSENQVTELIISSKEKSMAVMEDAKGENLPEWTAKLYGVEQEISPIAEKK
- the nuoL gene encoding NADH-quinone oxidoreductase subunit L, which translates into the protein MESATALFSLIIALPLIGFLINGVIGLFAPAYRNNKQLIGIIANTAVFIPFVIAFYFFMNMNAGSDALVYKLFTWIDTGTFSVDIAYRVDQLSVMMTLVVTGVGFLIHLYSMGYMAHDEGYWKFFAYLNLFIFAMLNLVLGNNLLLLFLGWEGVGVCSYLLIGFWYTDMAKSDAAKKAFIYNRIGDFAFLIAMFMIFQTVGSLNFDVILGNLDAFSSEYTFAIGLLMFVGATGKSAQIPLFVWLPDAMAGPTPVSALIHAATMVTSGIYLISRMSPMYVMTPEVMLIVAVIGALTAIIAATIAITQNDIKSVLAYSTVSQLGYMFLALGAGGFTAAMFHVVTHAFFKACLFLGSGSVIHAMEHVEHGLHDEGKDVHYDPQDMRFMGGLKKYMPSTYKTFMIATVAIAGIPPLAGFFSKDEVLAMAFNAGMGEYAGWAYTALWGVGIITAFLTAFYMFRLTLTTFHGSFKLPQKIKEAVGAEKFLHESPATMTIPLWVLGTLAVFGGFLGVPNFIVETFTHEEAHINLLHDWLYSITADYDLVLSHGIEWTLMGVSILIAVSGVWLAFRMYNNDQQLESDAAISNRFGGLYQVWKDKYNLDEVYEGLISDPLVRFSDKVLAVFDMKVVDGIVNTIAGTVRLFGSLFRYVQTGVVSNYALAFVVGVILILYLMVM